ATGCATGTCAAAATGTTTGTCCACATAAAATGGAAATGGTTTTATCAAGAGGAATGATTGGTGACAAAGAAGGTATTCCAAAAGTAGCTTGCCCACTACACAAAAAGACATTTTCTCTAGAAAATGGAGAAAACTTAAATGGTGATTTAGATGCAATTGCTACATATCCTGTAAAAATAGAAGAAGAAAATGTGTATATTGGTTTTTCAGACTAATTAACTATTCATGAAACCAACTCGCTTTGAAACTGCTTTAGCTTTAATTGACAAGAAAAATGCTGAAGACCCAAATCTTTACACTGTAAATAACATGAACTTCCCCAAGGAATTATTGTATTCACAACGTATGAGTAGGCAGTTACTGCAATTTAATCCTAATGCATCTAGAGCGTTGCAAATAGCTGCAAGAGCGCAACATATTTGTCGTTGGAAAATTCCACGTAGTGAATATCCAATGGATCGAATAGGATATTTAAAATGGCGAGAAGAATTAAAAAGATCGCATGCTACTATTACTGCAGAAATACTTGCTGAAGTTGGTTATAATGACGACTTTATAAAAAGAGTTCGTTTTCTTATCTTAAAAAAACAACTCAAAAAAAATGAAGAAGCACAAACATTAGAAGATGTTATTTGTTTGGTATTTCTAGATTTCTATTTTGAAGAATTTGCTGCAAAACATAACGATGAAAAAGTAATTGATATCCTGCAAAAAACACTCGTAAAAATGTCTGATAAAGGAAAAGAAGAAGCTCTAAAAATTAAATTTTCAGATAAAAGTTTAGCTTTAGTACAAAAAGCAATACACTAGAAAATTTTAAAAATACATGACTAAGCATAGTAATTCATTAGATCAAAGAACCTTTGAAAAGCTTAGCCGACTATACATTATAGCTCTAAGTACAATTGCTATTTCTGTAATTGTAAGTCAGTTTTTAATTCGTAAACACTTAAAAAACCAACAAAGTGATTCTAGAGTGATTAACATAGCTGGAAGGCAACGTATGTTAAGTCAAAAACTTACTAAAGAAACTCTTTTATTATTTTCAGAAAAAGACGCGTCTAAAAAACAAGAAATAACACAACAGTTAAAGAAAACACTTTCACTGTGGAAATCTTCTCATATAGCCTTACAAAAAGGAAATGATTCTTTAGGATTACCCGGTAACAATAGCGCAATTGTTAGTAAACAATTTACTGAAATCAATCCAATTTTTGATGTCATAAATAGTGCTACAAACTCAATAATTACACATGTTGAAGAGACTAAAATCTCTACTGGAAAATCTTACAATTCGTATATTGACATTATAAAGGTTAATGAAAGTTCATTTCTGACTAAAATGGATGCTATTGTAAATCAATATGACATTGAAGCCAATGCTAAAATAAATTGGTTACGAAGACTAGAGTTACTGCTAATGGTCATTACATTGATCATTCTTTTGGGAGAGTTTTTATTCATTTTTTGGCCAACTGCTAAATCCATCCGAACCACATTAGCAGAATTATTATCTGCTGAGAAACTTGCTAAAAAAATGGCTTTTGATGCTGACGAACTTAGTTTAGCAAAAGAAAAATCTGTAAAAGAATTAAAAGCATTAAGTAGAGCTATGGATGAAACTCTTTTATCTGCTCGAATTTTACCTGATGGAAGTATTATACATATTGGAAACAGATTATCTCGACTTTTTAAATATTCTCAATTTAATGAAGAATACTTCTGGAATATGTTATCTCCTGTTAAAAATGAGCGAAATAGTATTGAAGAGCTAATTTTAAAACATAAAAAAACAGGATGGCAAGGTGAAGTAAAAGCTTCTACAAAAGATAATGAAGATATTTGGTTAGAAATGGCTATCATTCCATATAATCCAACAAACGAAAAGTCAGAATTATTAATTATAGCTTCTAATATTACCGAAAAGAAAACCGCTCAACTTGAAATTGATTATTTGAAACAAGTTGGATTCGAAGAAAAAATGAATCAACAAAAAATAATTTCAAAGAAAATCATTGAAAACCAAGAAAAAGAACAAAGTAGAATTGCAAAAGATGTTCATGATGGAATTGGACAAATGTTAACTGGTCTGAAATTTAACCTAGAAAGTGTAAATCCAGAAAACATAGAAAAAACAAAAGAAAAAATTCATCAACTTAAATCACAAACTAGCGATATTATTAAAGGTGTAAGAACTGCTACTTTTAATTTAATGCCCTCTGAATTATCAGATCATGGATTAGTTCCTGCATTAACTAAACTCTCTAAAGAATTAAGTAGATTAACAGATAAAAACATTATTTTCTTCAATAAAACGAATTTTGATTTCCGTTTAGATACCCTAACTGAAATTAATATTTACAGAATTACTCAAGAAGCGATTAATAATGCAATAAAATATGCTAATTCTTCACATATTTTACTATCTATATCACATAGTGAAAGTATTCTTAGTATTGCTATAGACGACAATGGTAAAGGGTTTGATGCTAACAAACCTATGAGTAAAGATGGTGGTATGGGACTAACATTTATGAAAGAACGTATCAAATATATAAATGGCCGATTATTTATAAATTCTGAAGAAGATAAAGGAACTCGAGTTACATTAAACATTCCTTTACATCAATCCTAGACTACAAGTTAATTTAATCCCTACATTACATATTTATTCTTATTTACTTTTTTAATAATTCACTACATATCAAAACTTTGCTCTAGCGAAAGCAAAAAAAAATTCTTATTTTTAAGGTAATT
This genomic stretch from Tenacibaculum jejuense harbors:
- the nirD gene encoding nitrite reductase small subunit NirD, whose product is MEVILEKYKTTQLKNVTFWFKAATIHDFPKDGGACVKYKDKQIAVFNFTRLNKWYACQNVCPHKMEMVLSRGMIGDKEGIPKVACPLHKKTFSLENGENLNGDLDAIATYPVKIEEENVYIGFSD
- a CDS encoding sensor histidine kinase, coding for MTKHSNSLDQRTFEKLSRLYIIALSTIAISVIVSQFLIRKHLKNQQSDSRVINIAGRQRMLSQKLTKETLLLFSEKDASKKQEITQQLKKTLSLWKSSHIALQKGNDSLGLPGNNSAIVSKQFTEINPIFDVINSATNSIITHVEETKISTGKSYNSYIDIIKVNESSFLTKMDAIVNQYDIEANAKINWLRRLELLLMVITLIILLGEFLFIFWPTAKSIRTTLAELLSAEKLAKKMAFDADELSLAKEKSVKELKALSRAMDETLLSARILPDGSIIHIGNRLSRLFKYSQFNEEYFWNMLSPVKNERNSIEELILKHKKTGWQGEVKASTKDNEDIWLEMAIIPYNPTNEKSELLIIASNITEKKTAQLEIDYLKQVGFEEKMNQQKIISKKIIENQEKEQSRIAKDVHDGIGQMLTGLKFNLESVNPENIEKTKEKIHQLKSQTSDIIKGVRTATFNLMPSELSDHGLVPALTKLSKELSRLTDKNIIFFNKTNFDFRLDTLTEINIYRITQEAINNAIKYANSSHILLSISHSESILSIAIDDNGKGFDANKPMSKDGGMGLTFMKERIKYINGRLFINSEEDKGTRVTLNIPLHQS
- a CDS encoding DUF4202 domain-containing protein; translation: MKPTRFETALALIDKKNAEDPNLYTVNNMNFPKELLYSQRMSRQLLQFNPNASRALQIAARAQHICRWKIPRSEYPMDRIGYLKWREELKRSHATITAEILAEVGYNDDFIKRVRFLILKKQLKKNEEAQTLEDVICLVFLDFYFEEFAAKHNDEKVIDILQKTLVKMSDKGKEEALKIKFSDKSLALVQKAIH